Proteins from one Aureimonas sp. SA4125 genomic window:
- the hrpB gene encoding ATP-dependent helicase HrpB: MSAYPLLPVRDVLPELRAALAGGPNAVLVAPPGAGKTTLVPLDLLDAPWLGGRKIVLIEPRRLAARAAARRMAEIVGEAVGETIGWRMRLDTKVSARTRIEVVTEGVFIRMILAAPDLPDVGAVIFDEFHERSLDGDFSLALALDVQGALREDLRLLVMSATLDGARVAALLGDAPVVESLGRAFPVTVSYRDRPGTQPIEDAVTEAVRAALDETTDSLLVFLPGQREIERVAERLAPLASPKLLVAPLYGVMEAAAQDVAIRPAPPGVRKIVLATSIAETSITIDGVGTVIDSGLRRLPLFEPATGLSRLETVRVSRASADQRAGRAGRTGPGRAIRLWREAEGLVAFDRPEILSSDLSGLVLDCAAWGVADPQSLDFLDPPPRPALAEAATLLTALGALDETGRLTPQGAVMRDLPLPPRLAAMVARAGAARKLAADLAVLLTERGLGGTDVDLESRLRRFRIDRGARAQAAKTLARRIAGGGGGDSRRDRGGNGDSRAGTSDSHEGSRENSRADLGGAAGGTRGSDESLSVLPVDVEPGSLLALAFPDRVAVARGARGHFVLANGRGGVVDLGSGLADAKLLVVAELQGQARDGRIHAALSVSRESLEGLFADRITEEEVVSFDAASGQVRARRVRRLGKATLAETQIKVPEGAKASAALATGIRARGLAALPFGSEGERLLLRLRFLAAAFGAPWPDLSDDSLLSTLENWLLPYLPGVTKLSGIDAGTLRTALSALVPSELQRRLEALAPSHVDVPSGSRLPIRYDAEGPVLSVRVQELFGLTEHPSIADGRLPLTLELLSPAHRPIQITRDLPGFWAGSWRDVRADLRGRYPRHSWPENPAEATATARAKPRGT, translated from the coding sequence ATGAGCGCATATCCGCTCCTGCCAGTCCGCGACGTCCTGCCGGAACTGCGCGCGGCCTTGGCCGGGGGGCCGAACGCCGTGCTCGTCGCGCCGCCCGGCGCCGGCAAGACCACGCTGGTGCCGCTCGACCTCCTCGACGCGCCCTGGCTGGGCGGCCGCAAGATCGTCCTCATCGAGCCGCGGCGCCTCGCCGCCCGCGCCGCTGCCCGGCGGATGGCGGAGATTGTCGGCGAGGCCGTCGGCGAGACCATCGGCTGGCGCATGCGGCTCGATACCAAGGTCTCCGCCCGCACCCGCATCGAGGTCGTCACCGAGGGCGTCTTCATCCGCATGATCCTCGCCGCCCCGGACCTGCCGGATGTCGGCGCCGTCATCTTCGACGAGTTCCACGAGCGCTCGCTCGACGGCGATTTCTCGCTGGCGCTGGCGCTCGACGTGCAAGGCGCCCTGCGCGAGGATCTCCGGCTCCTCGTGATGTCGGCGACGCTGGATGGCGCGCGCGTGGCGGCGCTGCTGGGCGACGCGCCCGTCGTCGAGAGCCTCGGCCGCGCCTTTCCCGTGACGGTCTCCTACCGCGACCGTCCGGGCACGCAGCCGATCGAGGACGCCGTCACCGAGGCCGTGCGCGCGGCGCTCGACGAGACGACGGACAGCCTCCTCGTCTTCCTGCCGGGCCAGCGCGAGATCGAGCGGGTGGCCGAGCGCCTGGCGCCGCTCGCCTCGCCAAAGCTTCTCGTCGCCCCGCTCTACGGCGTGATGGAGGCGGCGGCGCAGGACGTCGCCATCCGCCCCGCCCCGCCGGGCGTGCGCAAGATCGTGCTCGCGACCTCGATCGCGGAGACCTCGATCACCATCGACGGCGTCGGCACCGTCATCGACTCGGGCCTGCGGCGCCTGCCCTTGTTCGAGCCGGCGACAGGGCTGTCGCGCCTCGAGACCGTGCGCGTGTCGCGCGCTAGCGCCGACCAGCGGGCGGGCCGTGCCGGGCGCACGGGGCCGGGACGGGCGATCCGGCTGTGGCGCGAGGCGGAAGGGCTCGTCGCCTTCGACCGGCCGGAAATCCTGTCGAGCGATCTCTCCGGCCTCGTCCTCGACTGCGCCGCCTGGGGCGTCGCCGACCCGCAGAGCCTCGACTTTCTCGACCCGCCGCCGCGCCCGGCGCTGGCGGAGGCCGCAACGCTTCTGACCGCGCTCGGCGCGCTCGACGAGACAGGCCGCCTGACGCCGCAGGGCGCTGTCATGCGCGACCTGCCACTGCCGCCACGCCTCGCCGCCATGGTCGCCCGTGCCGGCGCGGCGCGAAAACTCGCCGCGGACCTTGCGGTGCTCCTCACCGAGCGCGGCCTCGGCGGCACGGACGTCGATCTGGAAAGCCGTCTGCGACGCTTTCGCATCGACCGCGGAGCGCGGGCGCAGGCGGCGAAGACGCTCGCACGACGCATTGCCGGCGGCGGGGGCGGCGATTCGCGACGCGATCGCGGTGGCAACGGCGACAGTCGGGCCGGCACGAGCGACAGCCACGAGGGCAGCCGCGAGAACAGTCGCGCCGATCTCGGCGGAGCCGCAGGCGGGACCCGCGGCAGCGACGAGTCCCTGTCCGTGTTGCCGGTCGATGTCGAGCCGGGCTCCCTCCTCGCCCTCGCCTTCCCCGACCGGGTAGCCGTCGCGCGCGGCGCGCGCGGCCATTTCGTCCTTGCCAACGGCCGGGGCGGCGTTGTCGATCTTGGCTCGGGCCTTGCCGACGCAAAGCTTCTCGTCGTTGCGGAACTACAGGGCCAGGCCCGCGACGGGCGTATCCATGCAGCGCTTTCTGTTTCACGTGAATCGCTGGAAGGCCTCTTTGCCGACCGCATAACGGAGGAGGAGGTCGTCAGCTTCGACGCCGCGAGCGGCCAGGTGCGGGCCCGGCGCGTGCGGCGGCTAGGGAAGGCGACGCTGGCGGAGACTCAGATCAAGGTACCCGAAGGAGCCAAGGCCAGCGCGGCGCTGGCGACCGGCATCCGTGCCCGCGGCCTTGCCGCCCTCCCCTTCGGCAGCGAGGGCGAGCGCCTGCTGTTGCGCCTGCGCTTTCTCGCCGCGGCCTTCGGCGCGCCTTGGCCCGACCTGTCAGACGACAGCCTGCTCTCCACTCTGGAGAACTGGCTTCTGCCCTATTTGCCCGGCGTGACAAAGCTGTCCGGCATCGATGCCGGCACGCTGCGAACCGCCCTCAGTGCGCTTGTCCCGTCCGAGCTACAGCGGCGGCTGGAGGCGCTGGCGCCGTCGCATGTCGACGTGCCCTCCGGCTCGCGCCTGCCGATCCGCTACGATGCCGAGGGGCCGGTGCTGTCGGTCAGGGTTCAGGAGCTCTTCGGCCTGACCGAGCATCCGTCCATCGCCGACGGCAGGCTGCCGCTGACGCTGGAACTGCTCTCGCCGGCGCACCGGCCGATCCAGATCACCCGCGACCTCCCCGGCTTCTGGGCCGGCTCCTGGCGCGACGTCCGGGCAGACCTTCGCGGCCGCTACCCTCGTCACTCCTGGCCCGAAAACCCGGCCGAGGCGACCGCGACGGCACGGGCGAAGCCGCGGGGGACGTGA
- a CDS encoding ABC transporter permease: MTRWPHPLALLLAAPVVVGLVGVILPAFGYLPALGGTAFSLQPFRDLFAVPGLAASALLSLAAGLLTTLVSVGATLLFTAAFAGTRGFRLARRGLGPLLGVPHAAAAFGLAFLIAPSGLLVRLVSAPLGLTTPPDLLIVGDPMGLAMMAGLIVKELPFLLLVVIAALPQADPERGLKLARSLGYGRVAGFTLAVWPAVYRQIRLPVLAVAAFASSVVDVALILGPMTPAPLAVRLVEWMGDPDLSLRFQAAAGAVLQLGLTLAVLALWLGVERLGAFVCRRMAARGARFHRDRPMRRAAALPVALAFAATGLGLLLLALWSIAGLWTFPDILPPTLTLRSWRDSLTSLAAPLARTAVLGFGSALVALLLVVAMLEQRRRTHSGTGPARLSPGVAALLYLPLIVPQVAFIFGLQILVLAAGIAPSTGLLVAVHLVFVAPYVALALAAPWFALDPRYDRMAASLGRSRRAAFWRLRLPLLAGPILTALAIGFAVSAGQYLPTLLIGAGRLPTITTEAVALASGGNRRVIGVTAVLQTLLPGLVFLAASLLPALLHRGRRGMRA; the protein is encoded by the coding sequence TTGACCCGCTGGCCGCATCCGCTGGCGCTGCTCCTCGCCGCGCCGGTCGTCGTCGGCCTCGTCGGCGTGATCCTGCCGGCCTTCGGCTATCTGCCGGCGCTGGGGGGCACGGCGTTCTCGCTGCAGCCGTTCCGCGACCTGTTCGCCGTGCCGGGCCTTGCCGCGTCCGCCCTTCTCAGCCTCGCCGCCGGCCTTTTGACGACGCTCGTCTCGGTCGGCGCGACGCTTCTCTTCACCGCCGCCTTCGCCGGCACGCGCGGCTTTCGCCTGGCGCGGCGGGGGCTGGGACCCCTGCTCGGCGTGCCGCATGCGGCGGCAGCCTTCGGCCTCGCCTTCCTGATCGCGCCCTCGGGTCTCCTCGTACGCCTCGTTTCCGCGCCTCTCGGCCTGACGACGCCGCCCGATCTCCTCATCGTCGGCGACCCCATGGGCCTTGCCATGATGGCGGGGCTGATCGTCAAGGAACTGCCCTTTCTCCTCCTCGTCGTCATCGCCGCGCTGCCCCAGGCCGATCCCGAACGGGGGTTGAAGCTCGCGCGCTCGCTCGGCTACGGGCGGGTGGCCGGCTTCACGCTGGCGGTCTGGCCCGCGGTCTACCGCCAGATCCGACTGCCGGTCCTTGCGGTCGCCGCTTTCGCTTCCTCCGTGGTCGACGTGGCGCTGATCCTCGGCCCCATGACCCCGGCGCCGCTGGCGGTGCGGCTCGTCGAATGGATGGGCGATCCCGACCTCTCCCTGCGCTTCCAGGCCGCCGCCGGCGCCGTGCTGCAGCTCGGCCTGACGCTCGCCGTCCTTGCCCTCTGGCTCGGCGTCGAACGCCTCGGGGCATTCGTCTGCCGGCGCATGGCCGCGCGCGGCGCCCGGTTTCACCGCGACCGGCCGATGCGACGGGCCGCCGCGCTGCCGGTCGCGCTCGCCTTTGCCGCCACCGGGCTCGGCCTCCTTCTCCTCGCCCTCTGGTCCATCGCCGGGCTCTGGACGTTTCCGGACATCCTGCCGCCGACGCTCACCCTGCGCAGCTGGCGGGACAGCTTGACCTCCCTCGCCGCGCCGCTGGCGCGAACGGCGGTTCTCGGCTTCGGCTCGGCGCTGGTGGCGCTGCTGCTCGTCGTGGCGATGCTGGAGCAGCGCCGCCGGACGCATTCCGGTACCGGGCCGGCACGGCTGTCGCCGGGCGTCGCCGCGCTCCTCTACCTGCCGCTGATCGTGCCGCAGGTCGCCTTCATCTTCGGCCTGCAGATCCTCGTCCTCGCGGCCGGCATCGCCCCCTCGACGGGGCTCCTCGTCGCGGTCCATCTCGTCTTCGTCGCGCCCTATGTCGCGCTGGCGCTGGCCGCGCCCTGGTTCGCGCTCGATCCGCGCTATGACAGGATGGCGGCAAGCCTTGGCCGGTCGCGCCGCGCGGCCTTCTGGCGCCTGCGCCTGCCGCTCCTCGCCGGACCGATCCTGACGGCGCTCGCCATCGGCTTTGCCGTCTCCGCCGGGCAATATCTGCCGACGCTCCTCATCGGCGCCGGCCGCCTGCCGACCATCACGACCGAGGCCGTGGCGCTCGCCTCGGGCGGCAACCGCCGCGTCATCGGCGTCACCGCCGTGCTTCAGACACTGCTGCCCGGCCTCGTCTTCCTCGCCGCGAGCCTCCTGCCCGCCTTGCTTCACCGCGGCCGTCGCGGCATGAGGGCGTGA
- a CDS encoding transcriptional regulator, which produces MTMVRLSVASRDDVSRRFAGAMKGEKQGHHISFASPDLIWQVLTDKRWALLKAMRGAGPMSIRGLARGVGRDVKAVHADVTALLSQGILERGQDGRIVFPYDGIHVDFHLNAA; this is translated from the coding sequence ATGACCATGGTAAGGCTTTCGGTGGCGTCCCGGGACGACGTCAGCCGCCGCTTCGCCGGCGCGATGAAAGGCGAGAAGCAGGGGCACCACATCTCCTTCGCCTCGCCCGATCTGATCTGGCAGGTACTGACCGACAAGCGCTGGGCGCTGTTGAAGGCCATGAGGGGTGCGGGACCCATGTCGATCCGCGGGCTCGCGCGTGGTGTCGGCCGCGACGTCAAAGCGGTCCATGCCGACGTCACGGCTCTGCTGTCACAAGGCATTCTGGAACGCGGGCAAGATGGGCGGATCGTCTTTCCCTATGACGGCATCCATGTCGACTTCCATCTGAATGCCGCATGA